The proteins below are encoded in one region of Halocatena salina:
- the sod gene encoding superoxide dismutase, which yields MAERSNPELPSLPYDYTALEPHISEQVLTWHHDTHHQGYVNGLESAEEELAQNRADGDFSTTGGALANVTHNGCGHYLHTLFWDNMSPDGGGTPEGALADRIEEDFGSYEGWKGEFEAAGSAASGWALLVYDPIAKQLRNLRVNRHDQGALWSAHPILALDVWEHSYYYDYGPDRSSFIDAFFEVIDWSSVSDQYTKVVSTYE from the coding sequence ATGGCTGAACGTTCAAATCCAGAGCTGCCATCGCTACCGTACGACTACACCGCGCTTGAACCACATATCTCCGAGCAGGTGCTCACCTGGCACCACGACACTCACCATCAGGGCTACGTAAACGGGTTAGAGAGCGCCGAAGAAGAGTTGGCGCAAAACCGCGCAGATGGTGACTTTTCCACGACCGGCGGCGCATTGGCAAACGTCACCCACAACGGCTGTGGTCATTATCTTCACACCCTGTTTTGGGATAACATGTCTCCAGACGGTGGAGGAACGCCAGAGGGTGCGCTGGCCGACCGCATCGAGGAGGATTTCGGTTCGTATGAGGGGTGGAAAGGCGAGTTCGAGGCGGCTGGAAGCGCCGCCAGCGGGTGGGCGCTGTTAGTGTACGATCCCATCGCAAAGCAACTCCGAAATCTCAGGGTCAACAGACACGATCAGGGGGCGCTGTGGAGTGCGCATCCGATCCTCGCGCTCGACGTGTGGGAACACTCGTATTACTACGACTACGGACCGGATCGTAGCTCGTTCATCGACGCCTTTTTCGAGGTCATCGACTGGTCGAGCGTCTCAGATCAGTACACGAAGGTCGTATCGACCTACGAGTAG
- a CDS encoding DUF5827 family protein, whose translation MPRPKETFERTQPLTFKSPEEVLEEETMYTTYEIARLLQGLDPGWELDAETESVLLDWAIPWIMVNADSFVFAAPESDDEPGYYGLK comes from the coding sequence ATGCCTCGTCCAAAAGAAACGTTCGAACGCACACAGCCGCTCACGTTCAAATCACCGGAGGAGGTGCTGGAGGAGGAGACGATGTACACCACCTATGAGATCGCCCGGTTGCTTCAGGGACTCGATCCTGGCTGGGAACTCGATGCCGAAACGGAATCTGTCTTGTTGGACTGGGCTATCCCGTGGATAATGGTCAACGCCGACTCGTTCGTCTTCGCCGCCCCGGAATCCGATGACGAGCCCGGATACTATGGACTCAAGTGA